One part of the Solanum dulcamara chromosome 8, daSolDulc1.2, whole genome shotgun sequence genome encodes these proteins:
- the LOC129899265 gene encoding protein ETHYLENE INSENSITIVE 3-like, translated as MMMFEEMGFCGDLDFFPAPLKEVEVAAPYTEPEQVVDDDYSDEDIDVDELEKRVWRDKMKLKRLKEMNQGKEDVDSVKRRQSQEQARRKKMSRAQDGILKYMLKMMEVCKAQGFVYGIIPENGKPVGGASDNLREWWKDKVRFDRNGPAAIAKYQAEHAIPGKNEVSNPVGPTPHTLQELQDTTLGSLLSALMQHCDPPQRRFPLEKGVSPPWWPTGQEDWWPQLGLQKDQGPPPYKKPHDLKKAWKVGVLTAVIKHISPDIAKIRKLVRQSKCLQDKMTAKESATWLAIINQEEALARELYPDRCPPLSSAGGSGTFTVNDSSEYDVDGAQDECNFDVQEQKPHHLNMLNVSVERFNERLPLQQQSHPIKDEMITSLDFTRKRKQSNEQTVTMAQKIYTCEFLQCPYSELRHGFQDRSARDNHQLACPFRNTSQFGVSNFHINEVKPIVFPQQYVPSSSVALPVNPSPPPFDLFGVGVPEDGQRMIDDLMSFYDCNIQGNKNQNTGNVAVTKEQQPHQQPRVDQVNYLHSRGIMEGNIFNDVNVSASQSMHPQGNLVDQCKILNSSDNLHCMFGPPFNLQSTNYTGNLQPGIGCDTTAKQDIPIWY; from the coding sequence atgatgatgtttgaggaAATGGGGTTCTGTGGGGATCTTGATTTCTTTCCTGCTCCGCTTAAGGAAGTGGAGGTTGCTGCTCCATACACTGAACCAGAACAGGTGGTGGATGATGATTATAGTGATGAGGATATTGATGTGGATGAGCTAGAGAAGAGAGTGTGGAGGGACAAGATGAAGCTCAAAAGGCTGAAAGAAATGAATCAGGGGAAGGAAGATGTTGATTCTGTGAAACGACGCCAGTCACAGGAGCAGGCAAGGAGGAAGAAGATGTCGAGGGCACAGGATGGGATCTTGAAGTACATGTTGAAAATGATGGAAGTATGTAAAGCTCAAGGTTTTGTTTATGGGATCATTCCGGAAAATGGCAAGCCGGTCGGTGGGGCATCTGATAATCTTAGGGAGTGGTGGAAGGATAAAGTGAGATTTGACCGCAATGGCCCTGCGGCTATAGCCAAATACCAAGCTGAGCATGCCATCCCAGGCAAGAATGAGGTATCAAATCCAGTTGGTCCTACCCCTCACACCTTGCAGGAGCTGCAAGATACCACCCTTGGTTCGTTATTGTCAGCTTTGATGCAGCACTGTGATCCTCCTCAGAGAAGATTTCCATTGGAGAAAGGCGTTTCACCCCCATGGTGGCCTACAGGACAGGAGGATTGGTGGCCTCAATTGGGTTTGCAGAAGGACCAAGGTCCTCCACCTTATAAAAAGCCTCATGATCTGAAGAAGGCTTGGAAGGTTGGTGTCCTCACAGCGGTGATCAAGCACATATCCCCTGATATTGCTAAAATCCGCAAGCTTGTAAGGCAGTCAAAGTGCTTGCAGGATAAGATGACAGCAAAAGAAAGTGCGACTTGGCTTGCTATCATCAATCAGGAGGAAGCTTTGGCTCGAGAACTATACCCTGATCGCTGTCCACCTTTGTCGTCAGCTGGTGGTAGTGGAACTTTCACTGTGAATGACAGCAGTGAATATGATGTTGATGGTGCTCAAGATGAGTGTAACTTTGACGTTCAAGAGCAAAAACCACACCATCTCAATATGTTGAATGTCAGTGTTGAGAGATTCAACGAGAGGTTGCCTCTGCAACAACAGTCTCATCCAATCAAGGATGAAATGATCACCAGCTTAGATTTCACCCGGAAGAGGAAGCAATCCAATGAACAGACTGTTACCATGGCTCAAAAGATCTATACATGTGAGTTTCTTCAATGTCCTTACAGTGAACTTCGCCACGGTTTTCAGGATAGATCTGCAAGAGACAATCATCAATTAGCTTGCCCTTTCAGAAATACTTCTCAATTTGGGGTTTCAAACTTTCACATAAACGAAGTCAAGCCAATTGTCTTCCCTCAACAATATGTCCCGTCAAGTTCAGTTGCTCTGCCTGTTAATCCAAGTCCACCTCCCTTTGATCTATTTGGAGTAGGAGTTCCTGAAGATGGGCAAAGGATGATTGATGACCTTATGTCATTTTATGATTGTAATATACAAGGAAACAAAAACCAAAATACAGGGAATGTTGCAGTGACCAAAGAGCAGCAGCCTCATCAGCAACCTCGTGTTGACCAGGTCAATTACCTACACAGTCGAGGGATAATGGAGGGGAATATCTTCAATGACGTTAATGTTTCCGCAAGTCAGTCTATGCACCCACAAGGCAATCTTGTTGATCAATGCAAGATCCTAaattcaagtgacaatttgcaTTGCATGTTTGGGCCTCCGTTTAACTTACAGTCCACCAATTACACCGGAAATCTGCAGCCTGGCATTGGATGTGATACCACAGCGAAGCAAGATATTCCAATTTGGTACTAG
- the LOC129899250 gene encoding uncharacterized protein LOC129899250 isoform X1 — MGKLAITMMGFLLLCFCTEAVYMKYKDPKQPLNVRIRDLMNRMSLEEKIGQMTQIEKHVASPQIMKKYFIGSVLSGGGSVPFPKATAADWVKMVNEIQKGSLSTRLGIPMIYGIDAVHGHNNVYKATIFPHNVGLGVTRDPQLVKRIGAATALEVRATGIPYSFAPCIAVCRDPRWGRCYESYSEDHRIVQAMTEIIPGLQGDVPDNSRKGVPFVAGKTKVAACAKHFVGDGGTTKGIDENNTIINMNGLLNIHMPAYIDSILKGVSTIMVSYSSWNGKRMHANRDLITGFLKGKLKFRGFVISDWEAIDKITEPPRANYSYSVQTGILAGLDMIMGQENLIEFLDDLAFQVRNNIIPMSRIDDAVKRILRVKFVMGLFENPLADLSLANQLGSQEHRELAREAVRKSLVLLKNGKVTSQPLLPLPKKVTKILVTGSHADNLGYQCGGWTISWQGIGGNDLTTGTTILNAVKNTVHPSTQVVYQDNPDVNFVKSNHFSYAIVVVGETPYAEMFGDSANLTIAEPGPSIISNVCGVVKCVVVVISGRPVVMEPYLANIDALVAAWLPGSEGQGVADVLFGDYGFTGKLARTWFKSVDQLPMNVGDPHYDPLFPFGFGLTTEPVKG; from the exons ATGGGGAAACTTGCAATAACAATGATGGGTTTTCTTCTTTTATGCTTCTGTACTGAAGCAGTTTACATGAAGTACAAGGACCCAAAACAGCCATTGAATGTTAGAATCAGGGACTTGATGAACAGAATGAGCCTTGAAGAGAAAATAGGTCAGATGACCCAGATTGAGAAACATGTAGCTTCACCTCAGATCATGAAGAAATACTTCATTG GGAGTGTACTGAGTGGTGGAGGAAGTGTGCCATTTCCAAAGGCTACTGCTGCGGACTGGGTGAAGATGGTAAATGAGATTCAAAAGGGTTCACTTTCAACACGCCTTGGTATTCCCATGATTTATGGAATTGATGCAGTCCACGGGCACAACAATGTCTACAAAGCAACAATTTTTCCACACAATGTTGGCCTTGGAGTCACAAG AGACCCACAGCTTGTGAAGAGGATTGGAGCTGCGACTGCCCTTGAAGTCAGAGCCACAGGAATTCCTTACTCTTTTGCACCGTGCATCGCA GTCTGCAGAGATCCAAGATGGGGTCGGTGCTATGAAAGCTACAGTGAAGATCATAGAATTGTTCAGGCAATGACTGAGATCATTCCTGGTTTACAAGGAGATGTTCCAGATAACTCTCGTAAGGGTGTTCCTTTTGTCGCAGGAAA GACAAAAGTAGCAGCCTGTGCTAAGCACTTTGTGGGCGATGGTGGCACTACCAAGGGCATTGATGAAAATAACACTATTATCAATATGAATGGGCTGCTTAACATCCACATGCCTGCCTATATTGATTCCATTTTAAAAGGAGTTTCCACAATAATGGTCTCTTACTCAAGCTGGAATGGCAAGAGGATGCATGCAAACCGTGATCTAATCACTGGCTTTCTCAAGGGAAAGCTCAAGTTCAGA GGTTTTGTCATATCAGATTGGGAGGCAATTGACAAGATTACTGAACCACCCCGTGCAAATTACTCTTACTCTGTTCAGACTGGAATTCTTGCTGGACTCGACATG ATTATGGGTCAGGAAAACTTGATTGAATTTCTTGATGATCTAGCTTTCCAAGTAAGGAACAATATCATTCCCATGAGCAGGATAGATGATGCAGTTAAGAGAATACTAAGGGTTAAGTTTGTCATGGGTCTCTTTGAGAACCCATTGGCTGATCTCAGCTTAGCAAACCAACTAGGAAGCCAG GAACACAGAGAGTTAGCAAGAGAAGCAGTGAGGAAATCACTTGTACTATTGAAGAATGGAAAAGTTACTAGCCAGCCACTACTTCCCCTTCCGAAAAAAGTGACAAAGATACTTGTTACTGGCAGTCACGCTGACAATCTGGGTTACCAGTGCGGAGGCTGGACTATAAGTTGGCAGGGAATTGGAGGCAATGATCTTACCACAG GAACTACCATTTTAAATGCTGTGAAAAACACAGTCCATCCATCTACACAAGTGGTGTACCAGGACAATCCAGATGTAAACTTTGTCAAGTCCAACCACTTCTCCTATGCCATTGTTGTCGTGGGTGAGACACCCTACGCAGAGATGTTTGGCGATAGTGCAAACCTTACAATAGCTGAACCTGGTCCGAGCATCATATCCAATGTCTGTGGGGTTGTGAAGTGTGTGGTAGTTGTCATTTCTGGGCGTCCTGTTGTGATGGAGCCATATCTTGCAAATATAGACGCCCTCGTGGCTGCTTGGCTTCCGGGAAGTGAAGGCCAAGGTGTTGCTGATGTCCTGTTTGGTGACTATGGATTCACAGGCAAACTTGCGCGCACTTGGTTCAAGTCAGTTGATCAGCTTCCCATGAATGTTGGTGATCCACATTATGATCCTTTGTTTCCTTTTGGATTTGGTCTCACTACCGAGCCTGTGAAGGGCTAA
- the LOC129899250 gene encoding uncharacterized protein LOC129899250 isoform X2, translated as MGKLAITMMGFLLLCFCTEAVYMKYKDPKQPLNVRIRDLMNRMSLEEKIGQMTQIEKHVASPQIMKKYFIGSVLSGGGSVPFPKATAADWVKMVNEIQKGSLSTRLGIPMIYGIDAVHGHNNVYKATIFPHNVGLGVTRDPQLVKRIGAATALEVRATGIPYSFAPCIAVCRDPRWGRCYESYSEDHRIVQAMTEIIPGLQGDVPDNSRKGVPFVAGKTKVAACAKHFVGDGGTTKGIDENNTIINMNGLLNIHMPAYIDSILKGVSTIMVSYSSWNGKRMHANRDLITGFLKGKLKFRGFVISDWEAIDKITEPPRANYSYSVQTGILAGLDMIMGQENLIEFLDDLAFQVRNNIIPMSRIDDAVKRILRVKFVMGLFENPLADLSLANQLGSQEHRELAREAVRKSLVLLKNGKVTSQPLLPLPKKVTKILVTGSHADNLGYQCGGWTISWQGIGGNDLTTVTMKVPKEVHQIKEHPSIY; from the exons ATGGGGAAACTTGCAATAACAATGATGGGTTTTCTTCTTTTATGCTTCTGTACTGAAGCAGTTTACATGAAGTACAAGGACCCAAAACAGCCATTGAATGTTAGAATCAGGGACTTGATGAACAGAATGAGCCTTGAAGAGAAAATAGGTCAGATGACCCAGATTGAGAAACATGTAGCTTCACCTCAGATCATGAAGAAATACTTCATTG GGAGTGTACTGAGTGGTGGAGGAAGTGTGCCATTTCCAAAGGCTACTGCTGCGGACTGGGTGAAGATGGTAAATGAGATTCAAAAGGGTTCACTTTCAACACGCCTTGGTATTCCCATGATTTATGGAATTGATGCAGTCCACGGGCACAACAATGTCTACAAAGCAACAATTTTTCCACACAATGTTGGCCTTGGAGTCACAAG AGACCCACAGCTTGTGAAGAGGATTGGAGCTGCGACTGCCCTTGAAGTCAGAGCCACAGGAATTCCTTACTCTTTTGCACCGTGCATCGCA GTCTGCAGAGATCCAAGATGGGGTCGGTGCTATGAAAGCTACAGTGAAGATCATAGAATTGTTCAGGCAATGACTGAGATCATTCCTGGTTTACAAGGAGATGTTCCAGATAACTCTCGTAAGGGTGTTCCTTTTGTCGCAGGAAA GACAAAAGTAGCAGCCTGTGCTAAGCACTTTGTGGGCGATGGTGGCACTACCAAGGGCATTGATGAAAATAACACTATTATCAATATGAATGGGCTGCTTAACATCCACATGCCTGCCTATATTGATTCCATTTTAAAAGGAGTTTCCACAATAATGGTCTCTTACTCAAGCTGGAATGGCAAGAGGATGCATGCAAACCGTGATCTAATCACTGGCTTTCTCAAGGGAAAGCTCAAGTTCAGA GGTTTTGTCATATCAGATTGGGAGGCAATTGACAAGATTACTGAACCACCCCGTGCAAATTACTCTTACTCTGTTCAGACTGGAATTCTTGCTGGACTCGACATG ATTATGGGTCAGGAAAACTTGATTGAATTTCTTGATGATCTAGCTTTCCAAGTAAGGAACAATATCATTCCCATGAGCAGGATAGATGATGCAGTTAAGAGAATACTAAGGGTTAAGTTTGTCATGGGTCTCTTTGAGAACCCATTGGCTGATCTCAGCTTAGCAAACCAACTAGGAAGCCAG GAACACAGAGAGTTAGCAAGAGAAGCAGTGAGGAAATCACTTGTACTATTGAAGAATGGAAAAGTTACTAGCCAGCCACTACTTCCCCTTCCGAAAAAAGTGACAAAGATACTTGTTACTGGCAGTCACGCTGACAATCTGGGTTACCAGTGCGGAGGCTGGACTATAAGTTGGCAGGGAATTGGAGGCAATGATCTTACCACAG ttACCATGAAGGTACCAAAAGAAGTACATCAGATAAAGGAACATCCTTCTATATACTGA